From Periophthalmus magnuspinnatus isolate fPerMag1 chromosome 12, fPerMag1.2.pri, whole genome shotgun sequence, a single genomic window includes:
- the si:busm1-57f23.1 gene encoding cystatin-C has translation MSTPISLLITLSMVLLCFGEEPVEEVIKPRKAQLLGGWHERSLNSTEVKKAAQYAVKMFNSNSKGKRLFRLDSITTAESQVTNMINYKIDVVLGKTKCLKAENHDLEHCELEKKRVGCQFVVAFKPQENKHVLKERTCKKLIKPTA, from the exons ATGTCCACCCCGATTTCATTGCTGATAACGTTGTCCATGGTCCTGCTGTGTTTTGGGGAAGAGCCAGTAGAAGAAGTCATCAAACCTA GGAAGGCCCAGTTGCTTGGAGGATGGCATGAGAGAAGTCTAAACTCGACAGAGGTGAAGAAGGCTGCACAGTATGCCGTCAAGATGTTCAACTCTAATTCTAAAGGCAAGAGGCTTTTCAGACTGGACTCCATCACCACAGCTGAGAGCCAG GTGACTAATATGATCAACTACAAGATCGACGTCGTCTTGGGAAAAACTAagtgtctcaaagcagagaaCCATGACCTGGAGCACTGTGAGCTGGAAAAAAAG cgTGTGGGATGTCAGTTTGTGGTGGCCTTTAAACCCCAGGAAAACAAGCACGTGCTGAAGGAACGGACCTGTAAGAAACTCATCAAGCCCACAGCCTGA